Proteins co-encoded in one Athene noctua chromosome 34, bAthNoc1.hap1.1, whole genome shotgun sequence genomic window:
- the LOC141972570 gene encoding E3 ubiquitin-protein ligase RING2-A-like: protein PPPPPRSYVKTTANATVDHLSKYLALRIALEEAPGPGPEAAAGLEEVSEKQYTIYITTAGGAFTTLNGSLTLELVNEKYWKVSKPLELYYAPTKEQK, encoded by the exons cctcctcctcctccccgcagcTACGTCAAGACCACAGCCAACGCCACGGTCGATCACCTCTCCAAGTACCTGGCGCTTCGCATCGCGCTGGAggaggcgccggggccgggcccggaggcggcggcggggctggaggAGGTCAGCGAGAAGCAATACACCATCTACATCACCACGGCCGGAGGGGCCTTCACG ACCCTCAACGGGTCCCTGACGCTGGAGCTGGTGAACGAGAAGTACTGGAAGGTCAGCAAACCCCTGGAGCTCTACTACGCCCCCACCAAGgagcagaaataa
- the HSD17B8 gene encoding (3R)-3-hydroxyacyl-CoA dehydrogenase isoform X2 encodes MASAGRFGGAVALVTGGASGIGRAVCARLARDGARVAVADRDEGGAGATVGKLHAGGGHAPHAGGAEGPPQPHAAFGVDVASAPSVAQLLDRVQEYFGVPPSICVGCAGVTRDEFLLRLEEGPFREVLGVNLTGTFLVTQAVARALVAAGAPGGSIIHVGSIVGKVGNLGQANYTAAKAGVEGLTRSCAKELARFGIRCNVVLPGFIVTPMTDKVPPKVLEKTWRMFAPSWPRGRAATSRGPAWR; translated from the exons ATGGCCTCGGCGGGGCGCTTCGGCGGGGCGGTGGCGTTGGTGACAG GAGGTGCCAGCGGCATCGGCCGAGCCGTCTGCGCCCGCCTGGCCCGCGACGGCGCCCGCGTCGCCGTGGCCGACCGAGACGAAGGGGGGGCGGGAGCCACCGTGGGGAAGCTCcacgcgggggggggacacgcaccccACGCGGGGGGAGCtgagggccccccccagccccacgctgctTTCGGGGTGGACGTGGCCTCGGCCCCCAGCGTCGCCCAGCTCCTGGATCGTGTCCAG GAgtattttggggtcccccccagcatCTGCGTGGGGTGCGCGGGGGTCACCCGTGACGAGTTCCTGCTGCGGCTGGAGGAGGGGCCCTTccgggaggtgctgggggtgaaCCTGACG gggACCTTCCTGGTGACACAGGCGGTGGCCCGGGCGTTGGTGGCCGCAGGGGCTCCCGGCGGCTCCATCATTCACGTGGGCAGCATCGTGGGCAAG gtgggcaacctgggccaggccAACTACACGGCGGCCAAGGCGGGGGTGGAGGGGCTGACGCGGAGCTGCGCCAAGGAGCTGGCcag gtTCGGGATCCGGTGCAACGTGGTGCTGCCGGGTTTTATTGTCACCCCCATGACGGACAAGGTGCCCCCCAAAGTCCTGGAGAAG ACGTGGCGGATGTTTGCGCCTTCCTGGCCTCGGGGGAGAGCAGCTACATCACGGGGGCCAGCGTGGAGGTGA
- the VPS52 gene encoding vacuolar protein sorting-associated protein 52 homolog — translation MAAIRVSEAPLEAELEAELGPGPPDPELDLGGEDLVLDEVDVHIQANLEDALVQEALKTGVDLRQYSQQVELELREVERASIRDYIRESENIASLHTQITACDAILERMEQMLGAFQCDLSSISSEIRTLQEQSVAMNLRLKNRRAVRRQLGQLLDELVVPAAMISTILEAPVTEAEFLEQLQELNGKINSVKEQAFRETVACADVQHVLEKLKIKAVTKIREFVLQKIYSFRKPMTNYQIPQNALLKYRFFYQFLLGNERTVAQELREQYVDTMSKIYLSYFKSYTSRLMKIQYEEVAEKDDLMGVEDTAKKGFFSKPSLKNRNTVFTLGNRGSVIGAAELEGPIIVPHAAQKSDVRYPFESLFRSQHYALLDNSCREYLFLCDFFMVTGPSAQDLFNAVMGKTLTMFLKHMEAYAGDCYDSIAVFLCIHIVLRFKTIMAKRNIPAVDKYWDTLLEILWPRFEFILELNIQSIQSTDPQKLGFLDTRPHYITRRYAEFSSAIVSINQTFPNEKTHTLLGQLQVEVENFVLRVAAEFSSRKEQLIFLINNYDMMLGVLMERAVEESKEVEGFQQLLSARTQEFIEEILSPPFGGMIAFVKEAEALLEKGQLERLRGEEARVTQLARGFSSTWKASVESLSQDVMRSFSNFKNGTSIIQGALTQLIQYYHRFHKVLAQPPLRSLPARAELINIHHLMVELKKHKPNF, via the exons ATGGCGGCG ATTCGTGTCTCGGAGGCGCCGCTGGAAGCGGAGCTGGAGGCGGAGctggggcccggcccccccgacCCCGAGCTGGACCTGGGCGGGGAGGATCTGGTGCTGGATGAAGTGGATG ttCACATCCAGGCCAACCTGGAGGACGCGCTGGTGCAGGAGGCCCTGAAAACG ggcGTGGACCTGCGGCAGTACTCGCAGcaggtggagctggagctgcgGGAGGTGGAACGCGCCTCCATCCGCGACT ACATCAGGGAGAGCGAGAACATTGCCTCGCTGCACACCCAGATCACCGCCTGCGACGCCATCCTGGAG CGCATGGAGCAGATGTTGGGCGCTTTCCAGTGCGATTTGAGCAGCATCAGCTCCGAGATCCGGACGCTCCAGGAGCAGTCGGTGGCCATGAACTTGCGGCTGAAAAACCGTCGGGCCGTGAGGCGGCAACTGGGCCAGCTCCTGGATGAGCTGGTGGTCCCGGCCGCCATGATCAG cACCATCCTGGAGGCGCCGGTGACGGAAGCGGAATTTTtggagcagctgcaggagctgaacGGAAAAATTAATTCGGTGAAGGAACAAGCGTTCAGGGAGACGGTGGCTTGCGCCGACGTCCAGCACGTGCTGGAGAAGCTCAAGATTAAA GCCGTCACCAAAATCCGCGAGTTCGTCCTGCAGAAAATTTATTCCTTCCGCAAACCAATGACCAACTACCAGATCCCCCAGAACGCTCTGTTGAAATACAG GTTTTTCTACCAGTTTTTGCTGGGCAACGAGCGGACGGTGGCGCAGGAGCTGCGGGAGCAGTACGTGGACACCATGAGCAAGATTTATCTTTCTTACTTCAAATCTTACACCAGTCGCCTCATGAAAATCCAG TACGAGGAGGTGGCGGAAAAAGATGATTTGATGGGCGTGGAGGATACGGCGAAGAAAG GTTTTTTCTCCAAACCCTCCTTGAAAAACCGAAACACCGTTTTCACCCTGGGCAACCGGGGCAGCGTCATCGGGGCAGCGGAGCTGGAGGGTCCCATCATCGTCCCCCACGCGGCGCAGAAAAGCGACGTGCGG TACCCCTTCGAGTCGCTGTTCCGCAGCCAGCACTACGCTCTCCTGGATAACAGCTGTCGGGAATATTTATTCCTCTGTGATTTTTTCATGGTGACGGGACCCAGCGCTCAAGATCTTTTCAACGCTGTTATGGGCAAAACCTTGACCATGTTCCTG AAGCACATGGAAGCCTACGCCGGGGATTGCTACGACAGCATCGCCGTTTTCCTCTGCATCCACATCGTCCTGCGCTTCAAAACCATCATGGCCAAGCGAAACATCCCGGCTGTCGATAA GTACTGGGACACGCTGCTGGAGATCCTGTGGCCTCGCTTCGAGTTCATCCTCGAGCTGAACATCCAGAGCATCCAAAGCACCGACCCCCAAAAGTTGGGGTTCCTCGACACACGGCCCCACTAt ATCACCCGCCGCTACGCCGAGTTCTCCTCCGCCATCGTCAGCATCAATCAGACTTTCCCTAACGAGAAGACCCACACGCTGCTGGGGCAGCTCCAG GTGGAGGTAGAAAACTTCGTGCTGCGCGTGGCGGCCGAGTTCTCCTCCCGCAAGGAGCAGCTCATCTTCCTCATCAACAACTACGACATGATGCTGGGTGTCCTCATG GAGCGCGCGGTGGAGGAGAGCAAGGAGGTGGAGGGCTTCCAGCAGCTGCTTTCTGCCCGCACCCAG GAATTCATCGAGGAGATCCTCTCCCCCCCCTTCGGCGGGATGATCGCCTTCGTCAAGGAGGCCGAGGCGCTGCTGGAGAAGGGGCAGCTGGAGCGGCTGCGTGGGGAAGAAG ctcgtGTGACGCAGCTGGCTCGGGGTTTCTCCAGCACGTGGAAGGCGTCGGTGGAGTCGCTGAGCCAGGACGTGATGAGATCCTTCAGCAACTTCAAAAACGGCACCAGCATCATCCAG GGTGCCCTGACGCAGCTGATTCAATATTATCACCGCTTCCACAAAGTGTTGGCGCAAcccccgctccgctccctgcctgcccgcGCCGAGCTCATCAACATCCACCACCTCATGGTGGAGCTCAAGAAGCACAAACCCAATTTCTAA
- the HSD17B8 gene encoding (3R)-3-hydroxyacyl-CoA dehydrogenase isoform X1, whose protein sequence is MASAGRFGGAVALVTGGASGIGRAVCARLARDGARVAVADRDEGGAGATVGKLHAGGGHAPHAGGAEGPPQPHAAFGVDVASAPSVAQLLDRVQEYFGVPPSICVGCAGVTRDEFLLRLEEGPFREVLGVNLTGTFLVTQAVARALVAAGAPGGSIIHVGSIVGKVGNLGQANYTAAKAGVEGLTRSCAKELARFGIRCNVVLPGFIVTPMTDKVPPKVLEKFAGMVPLGRLGEPEDVADVCAFLASGESSYITGASVEVTGGLFM, encoded by the exons ATGGCCTCGGCGGGGCGCTTCGGCGGGGCGGTGGCGTTGGTGACAG GAGGTGCCAGCGGCATCGGCCGAGCCGTCTGCGCCCGCCTGGCCCGCGACGGCGCCCGCGTCGCCGTGGCCGACCGAGACGAAGGGGGGGCGGGAGCCACCGTGGGGAAGCTCcacgcgggggggggacacgcaccccACGCGGGGGGAGCtgagggccccccccagccccacgctgctTTCGGGGTGGACGTGGCCTCGGCCCCCAGCGTCGCCCAGCTCCTGGATCGTGTCCAG GAgtattttggggtcccccccagcatCTGCGTGGGGTGCGCGGGGGTCACCCGTGACGAGTTCCTGCTGCGGCTGGAGGAGGGGCCCTTccgggaggtgctgggggtgaaCCTGACG gggACCTTCCTGGTGACACAGGCGGTGGCCCGGGCGTTGGTGGCCGCAGGGGCTCCCGGCGGCTCCATCATTCACGTGGGCAGCATCGTGGGCAAG gtgggcaacctgggccaggccAACTACACGGCGGCCAAGGCGGGGGTGGAGGGGCTGACGCGGAGCTGCGCCAAGGAGCTGGCcag gtTCGGGATCCGGTGCAACGTGGTGCTGCCGGGTTTTATTGTCACCCCCATGACGGACAAGGTGCCCCCCAAAGTCCTGGAGAAG TTCGCAGGGATGGTGCCGCTGGGACGTCTGGGGGAGCCGGAGG ACGTGGCGGATGTTTGCGCCTTCCTGGCCTCGGGGGAGAGCAGCTACATCACGGGGGCCAGCGTGGAGGTGACAG GGGGTCTCTTCATGTGA
- the RPS18 gene encoding small ribosomal subunit protein uS13 — MSLVIPEKFQHILRVLNTNIDGRRKIAFAITAIKGVGRRYAHVVLRKADIDLTKRAGELTEDEVERVITIMQNPRQYKIPDWFLNRQKDVKDGKYSQVLANGLDNKLREDLERLKKIRAHRGLRHFWGLRVRGQHTKTTGRRGRTVGVSKKK; from the exons ATG TCTCTCGTCATTCCCGAGAAATTCCAGCACATTCTGCGCGTCCTCAACACCAACATCGACGGGCGCCGCAAAATCGCCTTCGCCATCACCGCCATCAAG GGCGTGGGTCGCCGTTACGCCCACGTGGTGCTGCGCAAAGCCGACATCGACCTGACCAAGCGAGCAGGCGAGCTGACAGAGGATGAG GTGGAGCGGGTCATCACCATCATGCAAAACCCCCGGCAGTACAAAATCCCCGACTGGTTCCTCAACCGGCAAAAGGACGTGAAGGACGGGAAGTACAGTCAG GTGTTGGCCAACGGGCTGGATAATAAATTGCGGGAGGATTTGGAGCGGTTGAAGAAAATCCGGGCGCATCGGGGGCTGCGGCACTTCTGGGG GCTGCGCGTGCGAGGCCAGCACACCAAGACCACCGGCCGTCGGGGCCGCACCGTCGGGGTGTCCAAGAAGAAGtga